A section of the Mycobacteriales bacterium genome encodes:
- a CDS encoding DUF305 domain-containing protein, with translation MNKRHLTASAILASALVLTACGNGGNDTAGSTGNNGGGTSAETAKGNDADVAFLVGMTPHHEQAVEMSEMVLAADPPAEVAAIANQIKDAQSPEIEQMKTMLEDLGEEPAEGGHSGGHSAGMAGHGGMMSEDEMAALMDATGTDAARLYLEGMVKHHQGAIEASDTEIADGQYEPAIELAKRIKTAQQAEIAEMQALLKDL, from the coding sequence ATGAACAAGCGCCACCTCACCGCGTCCGCGATCCTCGCGTCCGCGCTCGTCCTCACCGCCTGCGGCAACGGCGGCAACGACACCGCCGGCAGCACCGGCAACAACGGCGGCGGCACCAGCGCCGAGACCGCGAAGGGCAACGACGCCGACGTCGCGTTCCTGGTCGGCATGACGCCGCACCACGAGCAGGCCGTCGAGATGAGCGAGATGGTCCTCGCGGCGGACCCGCCCGCCGAGGTCGCCGCCATCGCGAACCAGATCAAGGACGCGCAGTCGCCCGAGATCGAGCAGATGAAGACGATGCTTGAAGACCTCGGCGAGGAGCCCGCCGAGGGCGGCCACAGCGGCGGGCACAGCGCCGGGATGGCCGGGCACGGCGGGATGATGAGCGAGGACGAGATGGCCGCGCTCATGGACGCGACGGGCACCGACGCGGCCCGGCTCTACCTCGAAGGCATGGTCAAGCACCACCAGGGCGCCATCGAGGCGAGCGACACCGAGATCGCCGACGGCCAGTACGAGCCCGCGATCGAGCTCGCGAAGAGGATCAAGACCGCCCAGCAGGCGGAGATCGCCGAGATGCAGGCCCTGCTCAAGGACCTGTAG